The following coding sequences are from one Paenibacillus sp. FSL R5-0912 window:
- a CDS encoding alpha/beta fold hydrolase, with the protein MVKVFKSDAGKERVLRSYNELLGDWGTEVRELDIETPYGTTHCITAGEAGLPPLLLFHGVGDNSAVMWLLNMKELSRHFCCIAVDTLGGPGKSVPGDRFNKQNFNQVDWINSIADGLKLEQFYAAGVSNGAYMAFNYAVNEPGRVLKAVCMEGGMVTAPLKSMIQTLLMMFPEIMVPTRKNLLKVFNKLSSPESRLAEKHPKLAEHVVLLMKNHNQQAMFVQRIELYDKARAAIVRDKLYFLIGDYKLQHKKDFIGILQDGDFRYKVIGGSGHGINMEQPERVNRELIEFLQGQGGVR; encoded by the coding sequence ATGGTCAAGGTATTTAAAAGCGATGCCGGCAAAGAACGGGTTCTCCGTTCCTATAATGAGCTGCTCGGGGACTGGGGGACGGAGGTTAGGGAGCTGGATATCGAGACTCCGTACGGGACAACACACTGCATAACAGCGGGAGAGGCCGGCTTACCGCCCTTGCTCCTGTTCCATGGGGTAGGCGATAATTCGGCAGTGATGTGGCTGCTGAACATGAAGGAGCTGTCACGGCATTTCTGCTGCATTGCGGTGGATACGCTGGGAGGGCCGGGGAAGAGCGTGCCGGGTGACAGGTTCAATAAGCAGAATTTCAATCAGGTGGATTGGATTAACAGCATCGCTGATGGATTGAAGCTGGAGCAATTCTATGCAGCGGGTGTGTCGAATGGAGCGTACATGGCCTTCAATTATGCGGTTAACGAGCCGGGAAGGGTGCTGAAGGCGGTCTGTATGGAAGGAGGAATGGTCACGGCCCCGTTAAAAAGCATGATTCAGACGCTGCTGATGATGTTCCCGGAAATAATGGTACCTACGCGCAAAAATCTGCTTAAGGTATTTAATAAGCTCAGTTCGCCGGAATCACGACTTGCGGAAAAACATCCTAAACTGGCCGAGCATGTGGTGCTGCTCATGAAGAATCATAACCAGCAGGCGATGTTTGTCCAGAGAATTGAGCTCTATGACAAGGCCCGCGCGGCTATAGTCAGGGATAAGCTGTATTTCCTGATCGGGGATTACAAGCTGCAGCATAAGAAGGATTTTATCGGCATACTTCAGGACGGGGATTTCCGCTATAAGGTGATTGGGGGCTCAGGCCATGGCATCAATATGGAACAGCCGGAGCGGGTTAACCGGGAGCTGATAGAATTTTTGCAGGGACAGGGGGGAGTGCGATGA
- a CDS encoding phosphotransferase enzyme family protein, which yields MDHTVVPREHTLSEMEWLNYLQESEVSAIRPLCLESGKYICPVSEPFYYILFHKVKGTYVNREDKTVWNPLVFEHWGEAMGRLHSCARSYQAVHPRPHWQENIILLAERIETDPLLTQKWKVYQEEFSRLGTSGNEFGLIHGDLHPHNFLLHDGTLTVIDFGDAEYHWFAYDIAIAVYHMAQTVPEDAGKKDAVLAFYHAFMKGYRRGNADTGFTAQIGYFIDYRNLYSYTYHMVHSDPGTLTEGQKVYLARMRRTIEAGEPCLGFRLL from the coding sequence CTGGATCACACCGTGGTCCCCAGGGAACACACCTTGTCGGAGATGGAATGGCTGAACTACCTGCAGGAGAGTGAAGTGAGTGCGATCCGACCGTTGTGCCTGGAGTCCGGGAAATATATTTGCCCGGTGTCAGAGCCTTTTTATTATATTCTGTTCCATAAGGTTAAAGGTACATATGTGAATCGGGAAGATAAGACGGTCTGGAATCCGCTGGTATTCGAGCACTGGGGAGAGGCGATGGGAAGACTGCATTCCTGTGCCCGGAGCTACCAGGCAGTCCATCCGCGTCCACATTGGCAGGAGAATATAATTCTGCTGGCGGAGAGGATTGAAACAGACCCTCTTTTGACGCAAAAGTGGAAGGTATACCAGGAAGAATTCAGCCGCCTTGGCACCTCCGGGAATGAATTCGGCCTAATTCATGGCGATCTTCATCCGCATAACTTCCTGCTGCATGACGGCACGCTGACAGTGATAGATTTCGGGGATGCGGAATACCACTGGTTTGCGTATGATATTGCCATTGCAGTCTATCATATGGCCCAGACTGTGCCGGAAGATGCGGGCAAGAAGGACGCTGTGCTGGCATTCTATCACGCTTTTATGAAAGGCTACCGCAGGGGGAACGCCGATACCGGATTCACGGCTCAGATCGGCTACTTTATAGATTATCGGAATCTCTATTCTTATACCTATCATATGGTGCACTCAGATCCGGGTACGCTTACGGAAGGGCAGAAGGTATATCTTGCCCGAATGAGGCGGACGATTGAAGCCGGGGAACCTTGCCTGGGATTCAGGCTGCTGTAA
- a CDS encoding class I SAM-dependent methyltransferase: protein MLQADILRDPFTYDELKLEGTGAVNPESGRKYPLKQGFLAFLGEADAEGSNKKYLELYNRIARFYRLSNKAYFVLKFGGERRYREQFLSSLELREGDLVLETSVGSGDNFPYLGAHTELYGLDISSGMLKQAVRNLRRWKLQAHLFQGQAEKLPFRDNVFDCVYHVGGINYFSDPGAAVLEMIRVAKPGTRLMIADETEKLVKGTYGKVPVVKGYFQQGEELPGVLGLIPQDMLEIEYKEVCKGLMYCITFRKP, encoded by the coding sequence ATGTTACAAGCCGATATACTGCGGGACCCCTTTACGTATGATGAGCTGAAGCTCGAAGGAACGGGAGCAGTTAATCCGGAGAGCGGGCGTAAGTATCCGTTGAAGCAGGGCTTTCTCGCTTTTTTGGGAGAAGCGGATGCCGAGGGCAGCAACAAAAAGTACCTTGAGCTGTACAACCGGATAGCGCGTTTCTACCGGCTGTCCAACAAAGCCTATTTCGTTCTGAAATTCGGCGGGGAACGCCGGTACAGAGAGCAGTTTCTGTCTTCGCTGGAACTTCGGGAAGGTGACCTAGTTCTGGAGACTTCGGTGGGCAGCGGTGATAATTTCCCCTATCTGGGTGCACATACAGAGCTGTATGGGCTGGATATCTCCAGCGGGATGCTGAAGCAGGCGGTACGCAATCTGCGGCGCTGGAAGCTGCAGGCCCATTTGTTCCAGGGACAGGCGGAGAAGCTGCCTTTCCGGGACAACGTCTTCGATTGTGTCTACCATGTCGGCGGAATTAATTATTTCAGTGATCCGGGAGCTGCGGTGCTGGAGATGATCCGGGTGGCAAAGCCGGGCACCAGACTGATGATTGCCGATGAGACAGAGAAGCTGGTTAAGGGGACGTACGGGAAGGTGCCGGTGGTTAAGGGGTATTTTCAGCAGGGGGAGGAGTTGCCGGGGGTGCTTGGACTCATTCCGCAGGATATGCTGGAGATCGAATATAAGGAGGTATGCAAAGGCCTGATGTACTGCATTACTTTTCGGAAGCCGTAG